The Aeromonas encheleia genomic sequence ACGTGGACCTTGCTCGGCACCAGGGGGGCCGGCTCTGTGGCCGGGGTCTCGACAGCGGGTGGGACTGGCACGGGTTGTGGCTCGGGCTCCACCTTGCGGCTCTTGCCCGACACCATGACCGCCAGCCCCGCCGCCTTGGCCGCCGTCTTCATCGCCTCATCGCGCGCCCCCGTGATGCCGACCAGCACGAAGTCTTCCGACTCGACCAACTCCCTGAGTTGCTCGAAGTCCGGGATCGCAGCCAGTCGCTCCACATTGATGACGAGGGGGGCGCAATTAAAAAACTGGGGGGCCAGCGCGACCTTGGCCGCCAACAATTGACGGATCCGCGCCGGATTGCCATCGCTGAGATGCAACACAGAAATAGTGAAGGTAGTCCCTTTCAATTCGTTATCGCGCTCAACCATGAATCTTCCCCGAACCGAGACGGTAATACGTTATTGTTATTCAATTCCTGATGTTATAGTTTGCCACCATCAGAGGCAATAAACCCGTCGGATTATATCAATTTCCATGTTGTGTGCAGTCTATAAAAGTCGCAAAAAAGCCGAGACCTATCTTTTTATTGAAAGAAGAGAGGATTTCTCCCGTGTGCCAGAGGCACTGATGAGTACCTTCGGTCGTCCCGAGCTGGTCTTGATGACCAAGCTGGACCCGGCCAAGCCCTTGGGGATCGCCTCGACCGAGCGCG encodes the following:
- the minC gene encoding septum site-determining protein MinC — protein: MVERDNELKGTTFTISVLHLSDGNPARIRQLLAAKVALAPQFFNCAPLVINVERLAAIPDFEQLRELVESEDFVLVGITGARDEAMKTAAKAAGLAVMVSGKSRKVEPEPQPVPVPPAVETPATEPAPLVPSKVHVGPVRSGQQIYAAGTSLVVLGSVSPGAEVIADDSIHIYGALRGRAIAGAKGNTRARIYCQQLQAELLSIAGTFQLSDALPAGLIQEPVHIRLDNEQLRIDRIK
- a CDS encoding YcgL domain-containing protein; amino-acid sequence: MLCAVYKSRKKAETYLFIERREDFSRVPEALMSTFGRPELVLMTKLDPAKPLGIASTERVMEALQRQGFYLQVPPPPENLLEQHKAQLKASA